The following coding sequences are from one Lolium rigidum isolate FL_2022 chromosome 6, APGP_CSIRO_Lrig_0.1, whole genome shotgun sequence window:
- the LOC124662510 gene encoding auxin-responsive protein SAUR32-like, translating to MAAATEKGGRRKSLASRTLERCRSGLTSAAGKPSTVAGCFSVYVGPERERFVVRADRANHPLFRRLLDDAEREYGYAAQGPLALPCAVDAFLDVLWHMDNDRDGGDSVVARTSPICGLQRGGGGGNKGRAAGHRVLSTAKSSPASFFLSSTASLATTTDGKRR from the coding sequence ATGGCAGCCGCAACGGAGAAGGGTGGGAGGAGGAAGAGCCTGGCGTCGAGGACGCTGGAGCGGTGCAGGTCAGGGCTCACGAGCGCCGCCGGGAAGCCGTCCACGGTGGCGGGGTGCTTCTCGGTGTACGTGGGGCCGGAGCGGGAGCGGTTCGTGGTGCGCGCCGACCGTGCCAACCACCCGCTCTTCCGGCGCCTCCTCGACGACGCCGAGCGCGAGTATGGCTACGCGGCGCAGGGTCCCCTCGCGCTGCCCTGCGCCGTCGACGCCTTCCTCGACGTCCTCTGGCACATGGACAACGACCGCGATGGCGGAGATAGCGTGGTTGCGCGGACGTCTCCGATCTGCGGCctccagcgcggcggcggcggaggcaacAAGGGCCGGGCGGCGGGGCATCGGGTGCTCAGCACGGCCAAGTCGTCGCCGGCCTCCTTCTTCCTCTCGTCCACGGCTTCTCTGGCGACGACGACGGATGGCAAGAGGAGGTGA
- the LOC124662511 gene encoding putative UDP-rhamnose:rhamnosyltransferase 1, whose protein sequence is MDAAGSSSPPAPLRIVIVPWLAFGHLLPYLELAERLASRGHRVSYVSTPRNLARLPLPLRSDVDLVALPLPRVEGLLDGAESTNDVPDDKRELHWKAFDGLAAPFAEFLAAACADEATRPHWIVADSFHHWAAASAAEHGVPLAMLLPTAAMVAAVPRPPPSPESAAYSFELQAAAAAGAVPRYEREGMALVFANDGALSGMSSRQRIVLTAQGCTVAAIRSCVEWEPESFSLVAPLLGKPVVALGLLPPPPDGARLAAAANREHATVRWLDAQPPGSVLYVALGSEVPLRANQVHELALGLELAGTRFLWALRKPSGAAADDDMLPPGFNDRNDGHGLVTTGWVPQMSILAHAAVGGFLTHCGRNSLIEGLLFGHPLVMLPIFGDQGPNARQMEAKNVGLQVARDEEDGSFERHGVASAVRAVMLEEESRRGFVAGAGRMQEVVADAERHERYIDEFVEQLRSISYTDATSS, encoded by the coding sequence ATGGACGCCGCCGggtcctcctcgccgccggcgccgctgcgCATCGTGATCGTCCCGTGGCTCGCGTTCGGTCACCTGCTCCCGTACCTGGAGCTCGCGGAGCGGCTGGCGTCGCGGGGCCACCGCGTGTCCTACGTCTCCACGCCGCGCAACCTCGCGCGCCTCCCGCTCCCGCTGCGCTCCGACGTGGACCTCGTCGCGCTCCCGCTCCCGCGGGTCGAGGGCCTCCTGGACGGCGCCGAGTCCACCAACGACGTCCCCGACGACAAGCGGGAGCTTCACTGGAAGGCCTTCGACGGCCTCGCCGCGCCCTTCGCGGAGTTCCTCGCCGCCGCGTGCGCCGACGAGGCCACGCGGCCCCACTGGATCGTCGCCGACTCCTTCCACCActgggccgccgcctccgcggccgAGCACGGCGTGCCGCTCGCGATGCTCCTCCCGACCGCCGCTATGGTCGCCGCCGTgccccgcccgccgccgtcgccggagagcgCCGCCTATTCTTTCGAGCTGCAGGCAGCCGCAGCCGCGGGTGCCGTGCCGCGGTACGAGCGGGAGGGCATGGCGCTGGTGTTCGCCAATGACGGCGCGTTGTCCGGCATGTCAAGCCGCCAACGCATCGTCCTGACGGCGCAGGGATGCACGGTCGCGGCCATCCGGAGCTGCGTGGAGTGGGAGCCCGAGTCTTTTTCACTCGTGGCGCCTCTCCTCGGCAAGCCGGTCGTGGCCCTCGGCCTCCTGCCGCCCCCACCGGACGGAGCCCGCCTCGCCGCAGCGGCAAACAGGGAGCACGCCACTGTACGGTGGCTGGACGCGCAGCCGCCCGGCTCAGTGTTATACGTTGCGCTGGGGAGCGAGGTGCCGCTGCGCGCGAACCAGGTGCATGAGCTGGCTCTCGGACTGGAGCTCGCCGGGACGCGCTTCCTCTGGGCCCTGAGAAAAcccagcggcgccgccgccgacgacgacatGCTCCCTCCCGGTTTCAATGACCGCAACGACGGCCACGGGCTGGTGACGACGGGGTGGGTTCCCCAAATGAGCATACTggcgcacgccgccgtgggcgggTTCCTGACGCACTGCGGCCGGAACTCGCTCATCGAGGGGCTCCTGTTCGGGCACCCGCTCGTCATGCTGCCCATCTTCGGGGACCAGGGCCCCAACGCGCGCCAGATGGAAGCCAAGAATGTGGGGCTGCAGGTGGCGAGGGACGAGGAGGACGGGTCGTTCGAGCGCCATGGCGTCGCGAGCGCGGTCCGGGCCGTCATGCTGGAGGAAGAGTCCAGGAGGGGCTTCGTCGCCGGCGCAGGGAGGATGCAGGAGGTCGTGGCCGATGCCGAGCGCCATGAGAGATACATCGACGAATTCGTAGAGCAACTTAGATCGATTTCGTACACCGATGCCACCTCCAGCTGA
- the LOC124664895 gene encoding regulation of nuclear pre-mRNA domain-containing protein 1B-like, giving the protein MSTGFSSEIFAQKLVKLNISQQSIETLSHWCVFHHRCCQQVVETWDRDFHSAPQERKISLLYLANDIMQNSKKDGMRYIHEFFKVIAAALDDLFTNGDDFGRNVVQRLVNIWDDRKLFGTQGQLLKEEYTRKFKELKSKKPGGELMEKVISSYKHMLRAPIDEDKLMRKCNSALSFVDNLNKEYGNSYLGSSNGSSFVEELQEQHSTLRNTIDQFRTAESLRATLVSHLKEALHEQEFKMELVRHQLRAAQVRYKKADDLCQKLGIDVARQEPSKGLENSSFSEVPVTSFPVSANGDSFEKRQTTAVLYSREGDGGEYESPLNGVFSSGATRDSIDQKIEEHSPGNKKQKLENGGSVPHSQAPPPPPPFPYPDFEQPPPPPQYPPSPESSPPPLPPSMPPPIPPPPPTTDVFMPVPAAPMGGMPYSVFPPFPPPVNYPMINMPPPFPGAPNPPHLGFPGFGGPFYGPPFPSAPHQ; this is encoded by the exons ATGAGCACAGGATTCAGCTCAGAGATCTTCGCGCAGAAGCTTGTGAAGCTCAATATTTCACAACAGAGTATAGAGA CTTTATCACACTGGTGTGTCTTTCATCATCGGTGCTGCCAGCAAGTTGTTGAAACATGGGATAGAGATTTTCACTCTGCTCCTCAAGAGAGGAAGATATCTTTGCTGTATCTTGCAAATGATATTATGCAGAATAGTAAGAAGGACGGCATGAGATACATACATGAATTCTTCAAGGTCATTGCTGCTGCCTTAGATGACTTGTTCACCAACGGAGATGATTTTGGACGGAACGTCGTACAAAGACTG GTTAATATTTGGGATGATCGCAAGTTGTTTGGCACCCAAGGACAACTTCTAAAGGAAGAATACACGCGGAAATTTAAGGAGCTGAAATCA AAAAAACCTGGTGGGGAGCTAATGGAGAAGGTCATATCGAGCTACAAGCATATGCTACGTGCACCTATAGATGAGGACAAGTTAATGCGAAAATGCAACAGTGCTCTAAGCTTTGTTGACAACCTCAACAAAGAGTATGGAAACTCGTACTTAg GGAGCAGTAATGGATCTAGCTTTGTGGAGGAGCTGCAGGAACAACATAGTACCTTGAGAAACACCATTGACCAATTCAGAACGGCTGAATCACTCAGGGCCACTCTGGTTTCTCATTTGAAGGAAGCACTCCATGAGCAG GAGTTCAAAATGGAACTAGTCAGACACCAACTTCGG GCAGCTCAGGTCCGATATAAAAAAGCTGATGATCTCTGCCAGAAGCTTGGAATAGATGTAGCAAGGCAGGAACCATCTAAAGGGCTTGAGAACTCCAGTTTCTCTGAAGTGCCTGTTACTTCTTTCCCAGTTTCAGCTAATGGTGATTCTTTTGAGAAGAGACAAACGACTGCAGTGTTGTATTCACGGGAAGGAGATGGAGGTGAGTATGAGAGCCCCCTCAACGGTGTTTTTTCTTCAGGAGCCACCAGGGACAGTATTGACCAGAAAATAGAAGAGCACTCTCCTGGTAATAAGAAGCAGAAGCTAGAGAACGGCGGATCTGTTCCTCACTCTcaagcaccaccaccgccgcccccaTTCCCGTATCCTGATTTTgaacagccaccaccaccacctcagtaTCCTCCATCACCTGAGTCTAGCCCACCGCCACTTCCGCCTTCAATGCCACCCCCaatcccaccaccaccacctacaACTGATGTATTTATGCCAGTCCCAGCTGCTCCAATGGGAGGAATGCCGTACAGCGTTTTCCCACCATTTCCTCCGCCTGTAAACTATCCCATGATCAACATGCCACCGCCTTTCCCTGGTGCTCCAAACCCTCCTCATCTGGGTTTCCCTGGATTTGGGGGTCCGTTCTATGGCCCGCCTTTCCCGTCGGCACCCCACCAATGA